TATTTTGGATGTTAGAAATGTTGTGTATGCGTTGcataaaatggtaaaatggtTAAATGAGCTTTACAaatctatttgaaaatttcataatcAGTGCAACAAATTAGTACACGTATCTATGTAGATATAGATATACAGTGAGTGAGTATATGCTATACATACGTAATGTACATTAACTGTGATTCGAAATTGTAAGGCTTCGCTTCGGATATAATATAGATTTTAATCCGATTTCTTAATTACAGTTCATCTCGCTGTTCATTCAAtgcgaatttaatttaattaacttgATACAATGTTTATGTGTGAATATTGGCGAAGACTGGAAACTCGAAACTTAATGGGGAGTGTGTTTGTAAAAGAGTAAATATATAATTTGGTCTAAAAGGGTTCTCGTGCCATGTACACACCGTGCTGCGTACTCTCGTTTTCGTATATACTTAGCTCCATATCCATTGTGAGTTTAAATTGTATGCTTGTGAAAGAGTCGCCGGATTTTGTATTTTCCATTGAATCATTCCCgattcaatacaaaataatagGATTTCTTTGCCAATGAAAAGCTCTGTATGACTAAATCTTTCTTAttcattaaattctaaataaattaGGGTATCGCTTTTATATACACACATTTCCGTTTTATTTGCAGATGTTAGCAGTCTTGAATTTAACATTAAATTGACTGAAATGGAGGGCGATTCATACACCGCAAAGTtagaatttcaattgaattgaacacAATATTGGTTACTTTCATACATAGCATTGCTCCTAGCAGAAATATAGAAAATTCTTGGAAGCTGATGAATTCACAGTAGACATTAGAAATTTCAATTCGAGGAACTGACGCTGTAAgtgagaatttaaattttaagtcgAAGTTCAGGTGAAACGAACCGTACCAAACAAGAGCGAACGTTTACGTCCaaagcgaagcgagggtcgcaATTCGATCGAGTTGGGAATTCCCTATTTCTACCCGAAGTGAACCCATCTTTTTTCACCCGTGCGTGTTGTGAATAACCGTTTTTATCCACGTAACAAACACATCAATCTGAACCGTCATCAGAGAGAGCATCAACGAAACGCCATCTTCTCACCGCATTTAAGtgtttcaacgcttcattctTAAACAATTTTCGAGAGAACGCGCGAGTAAATTTGTTCGTAGAAAGAGAGAACTTGATTTTTGGAATCTTTTATGCGAAATACCCGATTTCGAAATTTCCATCGAAAGGTGACAgaacttttattgtaaattttcaaattacagTGGAAACGtctgaagatggttagaccacgctaacctctgaccgccactgtatccggaggtcgaaacagcatttaatctccactttcgcttcacgcgatccaTGGGGAATGGAAGAGTAATTATAGGAATTAGTatgttttccaggtaaaacaaagttttgtaccattggtcgattacaaGTATGAGAATGAGGTTGATTTAGCGctacaattttgaattttttagtgCAAACTTTGCTctagttggaatttcctattttgtcCTCTTGcgaaacaaataactattttgatgTACAAACGTGGAAAACCAGAAGCAGTGAATAGAAGTAGTTGATGTTCTATTCATCTTTTCGATTTATTCGACAAAAAACGGAATTTACATGGCtcattttttcgaatttgCTTCTTTAAGTGAATGTAAAACATTCTTGTACTTCAAAACAAACGGTGCTTCCATTTCATCGAAGAACGGTAGGCGTTTCATTCGTtcaaaccaattaaaaagtttcgGATATTTATCAGCCGTTATTGGAGCGTAAATCTCATGACTGGATCCAACCAAACCAATACAACACAAATCAGCAACGGTCAATTGATCACCAACCAAGTGTGTATGGTTTGCTAAAAACGCTTCCATTAGATCGTAGGCCTCATACAGTGATTTGATGTCCTTTTCCGGTATTTCCGTACCGCCCAAGTAGTAAATCATAGAACAATTACGCACTCGTTGATAAAGAATCGCATCAGAGAAATGGAGCCGTTGATTGCATTTGGCACGTTCGTACAAATCTTTCGGGTACAGTGCATCATTCTTGGCGAACTTATCGATCAGATAAGTGCAGATAACCGAACTCTCCCAGATTATGTTCCCATTGTCGTTCAGAGTAGGTACGGTGTGTTGAGGAttcattttaacaaatgaTTCGCTCATATGTTCACCAGCAAACAAATCAATTGTCCtgttggagaaaaaaaataatttcaatttataagCAGCATAAATATTAATCGATACTTGGTTGATGGCATAGATAATTACTCGATTGACGAACCAATAAACAATAAACTCATTTCAAGTCTACATTCAGGcgatttattaaataatttttaaacttttattgatAAAGTTTAAATGTATGCAAcgttcgtttaattttaatgaattatttagcGTGAGGGGCTATAATTTCTATTGATGCCATAATATGAATGACTTGCAAAAAACAATCGAGTTTGAATGATCTCGACTATATGTTCACGTTTAGCGTG
This genomic stretch from Bradysia coprophila strain Holo2 chromosome II, BU_Bcop_v1, whole genome shotgun sequence harbors:
- the LOC119069999 gene encoding glutathione S-transferase 1-like; this encodes MSSKPILYEMDITPGSRAIKMVARLIGLELELVTIDLFAGEHMSESFVKMNPQHTVPTLNDNGNIIWESSVICTYLIDKFAKNDALYPKDLYERAKCNQRLHFSDAILYQRVRNCSMIYYLGGTEIPEKDIKSLYEAYDLMEAFLANHTHLVGDQLTVADLCCIGLVGSSHEIYAPITADKYPKLFNWFERMKRLPFFDEMEAPFVLKYKNVLHSLKEANSKK